A stretch of DNA from Streptomyces sp. NBC_01197:
TGACCTCGCGGGTCCAGAGCACTGTGCGGTCCGCGAAGTCCAGGCCGTCGGCCTGGAGCGTTCGCCCGGCCGTGCCGTGTGCGCCGAACACGGTGTCGGAGCCGCCGAAGAAGCGACCGATCCTGTTCTTCTGGTCGGCGATCCACTGCACCCCGTGGTCCGAGACGTTCCACCAGAGGGCGAGCGCACCGCCGGGACGCAGGACGCGCATCGCCTCGGGTGCCGAACGGGCCGGGTCCGTCCAGTGCCAGGCCTGGGCGTACGTGATGAAGTCCGCCGACGCGTCGGCGAGCGGGAGGTTGTTCCCGTCGCCGCGCACCACCGGTACGCCGGGCAGCGTACGGCGGAACTGTTCCGCCATCCCGTCGCCCGGCTCGACCGCGACGACCCGGGCGCCGCGCTCGTGAAGGAGGGCGGTGGCTATACCGGTGCCCGCGCCGACGTCGGCGACCCGGGCGCCGGCCAGCGGGCGTCCCGCGAGTTCTTCCACGGCGTCGAGGAGGGCGGGCGGATAGGACGGGCGGTTCGCCGCATAGGCGGCTGCCGCCGCGTTGAAGGAGTGGGCGCGTGAGGTGGTTGTCATACGCCAATCCTGCCCGTGTCTCAGGGATTTGGCCCTCACGTGGGGGGTGCGTCAGGGGCATCCCCCATAGCCTCCGGCAGGTCGGCGGCGGACCGTTGAGGCATGACGCAGAACCTTGGGAAGTCCGGGCCGGAGATGTCCAGATCCGAGCAGCGCAGCCTGGCTGTCGCCTCCGCGACGCTCGGGCCGTGGCGGTCCGCCGCGGCCGTCGGCGCGATGGGCGGCGCGGTCT
This window harbors:
- a CDS encoding class I SAM-dependent methyltransferase, which translates into the protein MTTTSRAHSFNAAAAAYAANRPSYPPALLDAVEELAGRPLAGARVADVGAGTGIATALLHERGARVVAVEPGDGMAEQFRRTLPGVPVVRGDGNNLPLADASADFITYAQAWHWTDPARSAPEAMRVLRPGGALALWWNVSDHGVQWIADQKNRIGRFFGGSDTVFGAHGTAGRTLQADGLDFADRTVLWTREVTIDAHLANLASHSVFLVAGEEATREFADQERTVLRELFPQGMVREAYAVDLCVAIR